Proteins co-encoded in one Lynx canadensis isolate LIC74 chromosome C1, mLynCan4.pri.v2, whole genome shotgun sequence genomic window:
- the INHA gene encoding inhibin alpha chain, protein MLPQPPLLLLLLLSLKSGHGCPGPELDRELVLAKVRALFLDALGPPAVTEESGDPGVRRLPRRHAQGGFVHRGSQPREEEDVSQAILFPTTGASCGDEPAARELTQEAKESLFTYVFQPSKHTRSRQVTSAHLWFHTGLDRQGRAASNSSGPLLSLLALSSGVPMAVPMSLGQAPSRWAVLHLATSALPLLTHPVLVLQLRCPLCSCSARPEATPFLVAHTRARPPSGGERARRSTPPLPWPWSPAALRLLQRSPEEPAAHADCHRAALNISFQELGWDRWIVHPPSFIFHYCHGGCGLTAPPDLPLLVPGAPPTPAQPLSLVPGARPCCAALPGTMRPLRVRTTSDGGYSFKYETVPNLLTQHCACI, encoded by the exons ATGTTGCCCCAGCCTCCACTCCTGCTCCTCTTACTGCTGTCTCTGAAGAGTGGGCATGGCTGCCCCGGGCCAGAGCTGGACCGGGAACTTGTCCTGGCCAAGGTGAGGGCCCTGTTCTTGGATGCTTTGGGGCCTCCGGCAGTGACCGAGGAAAGTGGGGATCCTGGAGTCAGGCGTCTGCCTCGAAGACATGCCCAGGGGGGCTTCGTGCACAGGGGCTCTcagcccagggaggaggaggatgtcTCCCAGGCCATCCTTTTCCCAACTACAG GTGCCAGCTGTGGGGATGAGCCGGCTGCCAGAGAGCTGACCCAGGAGGCCAAGGAGAGCCTCTTCACGTATGTGTTCCAGCCGTCCAAGCACACACGCAGCCGCCAGGTGACATCAGCCCACCTGTGGTTCCACACGGGACTGGACAGGCAGGGCAGAGCAGCCTCCAACAGCTCTGGACCCCTGCTGAGCCTGCTGGCGCTGTCATCAGGGGTCCCCATGGCTGTGCCCATGTCGTTGGGCCAGGCCCCCTCTCGCTGGGCCGTGCTGCACCTGgccacctctgccctccctctgctgACCCACCCCGTCCTGGTGCTGCAGCTGCGTtgccctctctgctcctgctcgGCCCGGCCCGAGGCCACACCCTTCCTGGTGGCCCACACTCGGGCCAGGCCGCCCAGCGGAGGGGAGAGAGCCCGCCGCTCCACTCCCCCGCTGCCCTGGCCCTGGTCTCCCGCCGCACTGCGCCTGCTCCAGAGGTCTCCAGAGGAACCCGCTGCCCACGCGGACTGTCACCGAGCGGCCCTCAATATCTCCTTCCAGGAGCTGGGCTGGGACCGGTGGATCGTGCACCCTCCCAGCTTCATCTTCCACTATTGTCACGGTGGCTGTGGGCTGACTGCCCCACCAGACCTGCCCCTGCTGGTCCCTGGGGCTCCTCCgacccctgcccagcccctttCTTTAGTGCCAGGGGCCCGGCCCTGCTGTGCTGCCCTCCCTGGGACCATGAGGCCCCTGCGTGTCCGCACCACCTCAGATGGTGGTTACTCTTTTAAGTATGAGACCGTGCCCAACCTTCTCACGCAACACTGTGCTTGCATCTGA